The genomic window CAACAGTTAGTCGATTTTTGTCCAGTAATGAATCAAACCCCGATTCACGAAGATAATTTCGCTTATTGCCTCGTCCAAAGATTAGCTGAAGCAGGAGAAGCTTATTTTTGGAGTTGGGAAATGAGTCATATCGGGTATGACAAATATGAAGAAGGAAATGCTATTTTATCAAAGACCCCTTTAGACAGTCGGGCATACCTAGTATCCGAAACAAAAGAAAAAGAAAACTATCGTACCCGCATGATCCTCGTTGCTAAGTCCGTGATCGAGAATCAACCGATCGTTGTCGCAAGTTGTCACTTTTCTTGGTGGTCAGATGCAGAAACTGGCTTTGCCTACGAGTGGCAATTCTTACAGAAACAACTCTTAACGTATCAAATGCCTTGTTTGCTAATGGGTGATTTTAATAATCCGGTAGGCGAGGAAGGATATCGCTTAGTGGCAGCTAACCAACTGAAAGTCAAAGACTCATATCTTTTAGCAGAGCAAAAATCTGAAGAAGCCACGATCGAGAAAAAAATCGACGGGTGGGAAAACAACACAGAAGCTTTGCGAATCGACTATATTTTTGTTCCAATGGATAGCAAAGTCAGTGCCTACACGCGCATCTTTGATGGCACGAACGGACCAATCGTTAGTGATCATTTTGGAGTGGCTGTGGAAATGGAACGATAAAGTGAGCGTAAAAATGTAAAAAGGCGGATAAAAAATAAGGACACCTTCTAAAACAATCAGCTGTTTTGAAGGTGTGCTTTTTTTAGCGTTGCTGACTATTCTTGGTGGTCTAGAAAAACATTTGCAAACCAATTTTAGAATGGCTAGATAAGAAGTTGGATAAGTAGACTTGATTTACAGTTAGATCAAGTGGATTCGAAGGAATATTGATATAATCGAGGTAACGAAAAGGAGCAAGCTAAAATAAATAGGGGGGGAATCCATGATCGATTATAAGACCAATGCTCGGATAAATAAAAATGAACTGGAAAATCTCTATCACATTTTTAAAACATAAGCGGGGCTGTGGCAGTCAATCTGTCACAGCCCCGCTTATGTTTTGAACGTCCTAAAAAAATTATAGTTTAGCTGATTTTACATTTTTTTCTTTCCTAAAATTAAATTTTTGTGAAAGATAGATTCCTAAAAATGTCAGCCATCCTGCAATAGTCATACCAACGACGAAGTAGAAATAGATTGGAAGATCGTAATAGAGAATGATCTCGTTGATCCCATTATGCTGTTTGACGATTGGGGTGCCGATATCGGTCAATTCAAAATCTGTCAATTTCTTGCCATTTTGCATCAAGACGGTTCGATCATACACGATAACTGGAACATGCACAGTTGGCTCGCCAGTGTTTTTCCATTTGATGCTCAAGCGTCCATCTGGATGTGATTTGATAAAGGTAGTTTCATTTTCTAAGATTTCTTCATTGTAACGATCGTATTTATTTGCTTTCGTTTGTTCATAGATCGGTAAATAATCCGGCGTCGTTTTTTGGAAAACAAACAAACTTTTGGACATGTCATGACTATAGAAGGTTTTTCTCGCTTCATCAGGTGTATCGAAGAGATACGTATGACGACTGACAAAGGTTTCATCTTCCCATTTATCGAGGTGACGGTATAAGTTTTGGATGGTTTGGACACTACTGAACAAAATCAGTAACGTCGCACCTACACGTAACCAAGTCTTCTTCTCCCAGCGATTGGCGACGATCGCAAAGTAAAGTAAGAAAAGCAACGTAAATGGAACAAAGAAACGAAACGGGAACTGGATCAAGCTAATAAATGGCACTTCGTTTTCAACTAATGTATTCCAAGGGATCAAACTAGTTGAAAGTAGGAAGAACACGACGCTTGTACGTAACAATAGTTTTGGAAACAGTTCTTCGCGTTTTCGGAACAACAAGAAAAATAAAAATCCAGCAAACAAAACGATAGGGAAAATCTTTGGATAATTCAACCAGTAACTTCCCTCAAGATTGATTGCTTTTTCTGTCATTCGTCGGTTGACGAATGGTGGAAGAATCTCGTTACCGCTGTAAACCATCGCCATACCTACCCAAATATTTGCTGTTAGGATAAAGTAAAGCAAAATGGATTTCCCTAATTGGAGAATTGCTTTTCCTTTGTTCGTTTGCGTAAAGAAATAATAACCGTAAAACGGAATGTACATCAACACTAGCATGACGGATGACAGTAAATGGATCTGTGTCATCAAGGCAATCGCGGCAGTCACTTTAAGTACAGGGAATTTCTTATGCACGATGAAATCAACGAGAGGGATCATACATAAAGGATAAAAAACGGTTCCCCAACTCGTAAATCCTTGATTGACAGCCCAATACTGGATCGAATAGGTCGTCATAAATAATATTGAGATCGGCACGCTCACCCAATCACGTACTTTGACGTAGCGCAACAAGGTCAACATGGACCAACCAGCAATAAGGAAGAGGATAAAATTTGATAAGATCTGATAATGGTACCAACTTCTTGCAACGAGTACGATCAACCCTTGGAAGTATGAGAATAACGGACCGTAAATCGCATTGACGATCCGACCGCTTTGTTGAAAGCCATACATCGAAGGGAAGTAGTGTAAGTCACCGTGGATGATTTGTTGTGCTGCATCATAGAAGCGATTATAGTGAAATGGTGCATCGGCCCCGATAATCAATTTTTGTGATAAGATATTCGGCAATACGAAAATAATTGCGAAAATAAAAATCAAAAAATATGGTCTATATTTTTTCAACTGTTCTGCTCCTTTTCATATAATAACTAAACTTATCATAAAGGTTAATGAAAAGAGAGGCAAGGAATTAGAAAAAAACTGAAAATAATATGAAATTATTTATGTAATTCATAAAGAAATCATTGGTAAAGTTATTTAACGAGATTTTTGATGATCAATAGGGAAGTGTTAGTAAAACTTTATTTTAGATCCCCAAAAAAACTATGGGAAAAGTCACTGAACTTCACGATATGAAGGAGTGGCTTTGTTCCCTAAGCTAAGCAAATGGATTATTTATTGATACGACGGTAGTTTTCGTCAAAGTAACGTCCTTCACGAATGTCTTTAGGCATCCCTTCATAAGGTTCTTCACTAATAACATCCTCATTATCAACACCCGCATCACCCATATAAGTAATTGTCGCAAATTCAGGAACGACTAATTTAGGATAAGTTTCATATTTTTCACGAGCAGCTTCCATTTCAGCAATATGTTCGTTTTGGAAAGTGACAGTGATCTCTGGATGTTCTTCGACCCATTTAGGGAAGAAAATCGTACCATGTAGTTTTTTCTCATTTGGCATAAAGTCTAATGCGACATCTGTACCAGTTGGTTCAGTCCAAGTGATTTTAAATACACCATCGGTTAATTTTACAATATCTGCTTCTTGGTCTTTGACCCAACGTCCTTTGACCATTCCACCGTGAATACGATAATCAACGGTATGGTCATTTTTTGCATACCATTCATATTCCCAACCGTTATCATACGTATAGATAAAGTGAGTTCCGATAAAATCTTCTAAGTTTTTGAATTCTTTCATGTAAAACATCCCCTTTAAATTATAACATGTAATAATTTACATGTTTTTGATTACGTGATTATGATAGAATGATTTTGAGAGAATGTCAAGGAGGAAATTTTGATGGCTAGAAAAAATACATTACGCTATATTTTATTGGGACTACTGAGCAAAAAAAATCAAACGGGGTATGAGTTGAACCAAGCATTTAAAAATGAGATCGGTGAATTTTGGCAGGCAAAGCATAGTCAGATCTATCCTGAACTGGCTAAAATGGAAGAACTAGGCATCATCAAACATGAAGTAGGGATCACTGGCGTCAAGCTAGAAAAGAAAATTTATCAGCTGACGGAAGAAGGGCGTATTTTGTTAAACGAATGGATCCATACATCACCAAATGAACTGCCAGTCAACCGTGATGAATTTGTCTTGAAACTTTATTTTGTGAAAGACATCAATGATCCAGCGTGGATCGAGATCCTTGAACAGCAAAAGGAGCTTCATGAAGAAAAAAGACAGCATTTATTGGCTAGACAACAAGTGATTTTCCCGACCAAAAAAGAGCAGCATGAAAACTATGGACACTACTTGATTTTGTCTCACGCAATCAATCGAGAAACCGAATATACCAACTGGTTGACACAAGTATTGGCACAGGAAACAAAAAGAAAATAAAATGGTTTGTTACGATACCTAAACAAAAAAGCCGTCAAAGCCGGAAATAGTTGACTATTTCGGCTTTGACGACTTTTTTAGTATCTGATCGTAACCTCTTGAAGGCATGTGCTAGTGGATTTGAAAAAGCAAAGTACGCACTTTTTTATTTCTCCAGTATTTTTTTGGGATCGATCGTTTCATCTGCGGGGATGATTTTATAAGACAATTCGTCTGTTTCTTCGTCGTGGATAATACATAACTGCTCTGCATCGTTGAAGTCGCCAATCAAAAGGAGTGTGTAACGTTCATCGATCAACTCGATGTCTTTGATGGACTTTGAGAAAACTTTTCGGACATGGTGCATTTTGTTTAAACGTTCCTGAGCTTTTTCAGCGGCTTTGGTCAACGTGTACCCTTCATCTAAAAATTTCTTGATGATCTCAACTTTGACCACTGTCGGTAATCGGTATTTTCTTGCACAATTCGCGTCAGCAGTGACGGATCGGATAAAGCCTTTTTGCTCCCAATACCTCAATTGTCGTGGTGAAACCCCGACAATTTCACTTAGCTCACTAATTCCTATTAATAAATGATCATTTTCTAATAACTGTTTTAGTGAAGCCCCCACCATTCATCACACTCCTTTGTTGGTTGTTCCCTTAATTATACTTTTGTTGACTATCGTGTCAAGTAGGTTGACAAAAGTCGAAAATAGGAATAAAGTATCTTAGTGATTTCAGAAAACATTCAGAAAGAAGGAGAAACATGAGTAAGAATCAACCCGTAGATATTTACGGAAAACCATACAATCGTACACTACTAGTTGTTGTTTTATTGATTGGGACCTTTTGTACCGTCTTGAATCAAACCTTATTAACAACTGCTTTTCCAGCATTGATGAAAGCTTTTGATATTTCAGCTTCTGATGTGCAATGGTTGACTACAGGCTTTTTATTAGTGAATGGGATCATGATTCCGATCACTGCTTGGTTGATCAATAAATTTAGTTCTAGAAAATTATATCTGTCTGCGATGACGATTTTTTTGATTGGAACGATCACCTGTTTTACCGCTCCTAACTTTAGTACACTACTTATTGGACGCTTGATTCAAGCTTGTGGTGTTGGGGTATCTATGCCATTATTGCAAAATATCATGTTATCGATCTTCCCACCAGAAAAACGAGGTTCTGCTATGGGGATGTCTGGGATCGTGATTGGTTTAGCGCCAGCATTAGGACCAACACTTTCTGGCTATATCATTGACAATTATCATTGGCGTGATTTGTTTGGAATGGTCATTCCAATCGTCGTTCTTGTGTTAGTATTAGCATTCTTTTTGATGCGAAGTGTGATTCCTTTGTCAAATCCAAGTATCGATATTTTCTCTGCGATTCTTTCAACGATTGGATTTGGTAGCTTGCTTTATGGTTTCTCAAGTGTTGGGGATGCCGGTTGGGGAAGCGCGAAAGTGATTGGCTTCTTGATCGTTGGCGTGATTTTCATCGCCGCATTTGCTTGGCGTCAACTACATTTAGAACATCCATTCTTAGAGTTACGCGTCTTCAAATCACCAACCTTCACGATTGCAGCAATCCTAGCTGGAGTAACGAATATGGCAATGGTCGGAGCTGAAATGGTCGTTCCATTATATATTCAAAACATTCGTGGAGAGTCTGCATTCCATTCTGGTTTGATGCTACTTCCTGGAGCATTGATCATGGGGGCAATGATGCCGATCACTGGTGCAATTTTTGATAAACACGGAGCAAAACGTCTTGCGATCGTTGGGATGTTCATCTTGACAGCAGCAACCGCACCTTTTGCATTTTTGACTGAAACTACACCAGTATTGTATATCGTTATTCTTTACGCAATTCGTATGTTTGGGATCTCGATGGTCATGATGCCAGTGACAACCTCAGGGATGAATGCTTTACCTAACAATCTGATCAGTCATGGTACAGCAGTCAACAATACATTCCGTCAAATCGCAAGTTCGATCGGAACCGCAATTTTGATCAGTGTGTTGACGAACGTCACGAAAGACAATCTACCAACTGATGCTGTGTTGAAAAGTACGCCTTTAGCCTACAAAGATCAAGCGATAAATGCGACTTTATCCGGATACCATGCTGCGTTCTTCGTAGCAATCATTTTCGGATTGATCGGTTTTACGATTGCTTTCTTCTTAAAAAGAA from Enterococcus sp. DIV1094 includes these protein-coding regions:
- a CDS encoding endonuclease/exonuclease/phosphatase family protein — encoded protein: MKVMTLNTHSWLEEDPFTKLQELTDKILAEGYDVIALQEVNQLIQTNIVNEQQLVDFCPVMNQTPIHEDNFAYCLVQRLAEAGEAYFWSWEMSHIGYDKYEEGNAILSKTPLDSRAYLVSETKEKENYRTRMILVAKSVIENQPIVVASCHFSWWSDAETGFAYEWQFLQKQLLTYQMPCLLMGDFNNPVGEEGYRLVAANQLKVKDSYLLAEQKSEEATIEKKIDGWENNTEALRIDYIFVPMDSKVSAYTRIFDGTNGPIVSDHFGVAVEMER
- a CDS encoding MDR family MFS transporter, whose translation is MSKNQPVDIYGKPYNRTLLVVVLLIGTFCTVLNQTLLTTAFPALMKAFDISASDVQWLTTGFLLVNGIMIPITAWLINKFSSRKLYLSAMTIFLIGTITCFTAPNFSTLLIGRLIQACGVGVSMPLLQNIMLSIFPPEKRGSAMGMSGIVIGLAPALGPTLSGYIIDNYHWRDLFGMVIPIVVLVLVLAFFLMRSVIPLSNPSIDIFSAILSTIGFGSLLYGFSSVGDAGWGSAKVIGFLIVGVIFIAAFAWRQLHLEHPFLELRVFKSPTFTIAAILAGVTNMAMVGAEMVVPLYIQNIRGESAFHSGLMLLPGALIMGAMMPITGAIFDKHGAKRLAIVGMFILTAATAPFAFLTETTPVLYIVILYAIRMFGISMVMMPVTTSGMNALPNNLISHGTAVNNTFRQIASSIGTAILISVLTNVTKDNLPTDAVLKSTPLAYKDQAINATLSGYHAAFFVAIIFGLIGFTIAFFLKRKEPVVMEVGDNA
- a CDS encoding MerR family transcriptional regulator is translated as MVGASLKQLLENDHLLIGISELSEIVGVSPRQLRYWEQKGFIRSVTADANCARKYRLPTVVKVEIIKKFLDEGYTLTKAAEKAQERLNKMHHVRKVFSKSIKDIELIDERYTLLLIGDFNDAEQLCIIHDEETDELSYKIIPADETIDPKKILEK
- a CDS encoding phenolic acid decarboxylase; this translates as MKEFKNLEDFIGTHFIYTYDNGWEYEWYAKNDHTVDYRIHGGMVKGRWVKDQEADIVKLTDGVFKITWTEPTGTDVALDFMPNEKKLHGTIFFPKWVEEHPEITVTFQNEHIAEMEAAREKYETYPKLVVPEFATITYMGDAGVDNEDVISEEPYEGMPKDIREGRYFDENYRRINK
- a CDS encoding PadR family transcriptional regulator, which codes for MARKNTLRYILLGLLSKKNQTGYELNQAFKNEIGEFWQAKHSQIYPELAKMEELGIIKHEVGITGVKLEKKIYQLTEEGRILLNEWIHTSPNELPVNRDEFVLKLYFVKDINDPAWIEILEQQKELHEEKRQHLLARQQVIFPTKKEQHENYGHYLILSHAINRETEYTNWLTQVLAQETKRK